In the Apteryx mantelli isolate bAptMan1 chromosome 1, bAptMan1.hap1, whole genome shotgun sequence genome, one interval contains:
- the LPAR6 gene encoding lysophosphatidic acid receptor 6 produces the protein MVSSNCSTEDSFKYTLYGCIFSMVFVLGLIANCVAIYIFTFTLKVRNETTTYMLNLAISDLLFVFTLPFRIYYFAVRNWPFGDILCKISVTLFYTNMYGSILFLTCISVDRFLAIVHPFQSKTLRTKRNAKIVCAAVWVTVLAGSTPASFFQSTNRRNNTEQRTCFENFSDATWKTYLSRIVIFIEIVGFFIPLILNVTCSTMVLRTLNKPLTLSRNKLSKKKVLKMIFVHLLIFCFCFVPYNITLILYSLMRTQTLINCSVVTAVRTMYPITLCIAVSNCCFDPIVYYFTSDTIQNSIKKNRSTRTCDFRFSEMHVSENFIQHSLQTIKMKIFDSDSTI, from the coding sequence ATGGTAAGCTCTAACTGTTCCACTGAGGACTCCTTTAAATATACTTTATATGGATGTATATTTAGTATGGTATTTGTTCTTGGCCTCATAGCAAACTGTGTTGCTATCTACATTTTCACTTTTACATTAAAAGTGCGAAATGAGACTACAACTTACATGCTTAATTTAGCAATATCCGATCTACTTTTTGTGTTTACATTACCCTTCAGGATTTATTACTTCGCAGTAAGAAACTGGCCATTTGGAGACATTCTTTGCAAGATTTCTGTCACACTGTTTTATACAAACATGTACggaagcattttatttttgactTGCATAAGTGTAGACCGCTTTTTGGCTATAGTACACCCATTTCAGTCTAAGACACTTCGaaccaaaagaaatgcaaaaattgtCTGTGCTGCAGTGTGGGTAACCGTGTTAGCAGGAAGCACACCAGCAAGCTTTTTTCAATCTACAAACCGCCGTAACAACACTGAACAAAGAACATGTTTTGAAAACTTTTCTGACGCCACCTGGAAAACCTACCTATCCAGGATTGTTATCTTCATTGAAATCGTTGGATTTTTTATTCCCCTGATCTTGAATGTGACCTGCTCTACCATGGTCTTGCGGACTTTGAATAAACCACTTACATTAAGTCGGAATAAATTAAGCAAGAAAAAGGTACTTAAAATGATTTTTGTCCATTTGCTGATATTCTGCTTCTGTTTTGTGCCATATAACATTACCTTAATACTTTACTCTCTTATGAGAACACAGACATTGATTAACTGTTCAGTGGTAACTGCAGTGAGGACCATGTATCCTATCACTCTATGCATTGCTGTTTCAAACTGCTGTTTTGACCCTATAGTGTATTACTTTACATCAGATACAATTCAAAATTCGATTAAAAAGAACAGGTCCACTAGAACATGCGATTTCAGATTCTCTGAAATGCACGTTTCAGAAAACTTCATTCAGCACAGCCTCCAgaccataaaaatgaaaatatttgacagTGACTCAACAATATAA